The following coding sequences are from one Malaciobacter pacificus window:
- the rpmI gene encoding 50S ribosomal protein L35: MPKMKSKSGALKRFKVKKNGSIKRGSAFRSHILTKKSQKRKRNLRSPQTVSSSDTGRVNAMLCKA; the protein is encoded by the coding sequence ATGCCAAAGATGAAATCAAAAAGTGGCGCTTTAAAAAGATTTAAAGTGAAAAAGAACGGATCTATTAAAAGAGGTTCTGCATTTAGAAGCCACATCTTAACAAAAAAATCTCAAAAGAGAAAAAGAAATTTAAGAAGCCCGCAAACTGTATCTAGTTCTGACACTGGTAGAGTTAACGCGATGTTATGTAAAGCGTAA
- the infC gene encoding translation initiation factor IF-3 gives MNEDIRVPEVRCTGDDGTNYGIISTRDAQQTADDLGLDLVLIAPDAKPPVAKIMDYGKFKYQQEKKKKEAKKNQKVIVVKEVKFSVKIAENDINYKVKHAIEFLQKGYHVKCRVFLKGREMAHPEAGAEVLEKVWPMLEEYGDRDGLPKQEGRFVNMMVLPKKD, from the coding sequence ATGAATGAGGATATTAGAGTTCCTGAAGTAAGATGTACAGGTGATGATGGAACAAATTATGGAATTATTTCAACAAGAGATGCACAACAAACTGCAGATGATTTAGGATTAGACTTAGTTTTAATTGCACCTGATGCAAAACCACCAGTTGCAAAAATCATGGATTATGGTAAATTTAAATACCAACAAGAAAAGAAGAAAAAAGAAGCTAAGAAAAACCAAAAAGTTATCGTAGTAAAAGAGGTTAAATTCTCTGTTAAAATTGCAGAAAATGATATCAATTATAAAGTTAAACACGCTATTGAATTCTTACAAAAAGGTTACCACGTAAAATGTAGAGTATTCTTAAAAGGTAGAGAAATGGCTCATCCTGAAGCAGGTGCTGAAGTACTAGAAAAAGTATGGCCAATGCTAGAAGAGTATGGTGATAGAGATGGTCTTCCAAAACAAGAAGGAAGATTTGTAAACATGATGGTTCTACCAAAGAAAGACTAA